A window from Mangifera indica cultivar Alphonso chromosome 2, CATAS_Mindica_2.1, whole genome shotgun sequence encodes these proteins:
- the LOC123204632 gene encoding putative germin-like protein 9-2, which produces MSSQKLFALLLSLATVQMAFSGDSDILTDFLLPPKVTRVDSNFFTFTRMRALVGAPPPTNYTVTTASLPEFPALNGQSVSYAVLQFPAGTSSPLHEHPRSGEVLFLVKGHLTVGFVDTTDKLFVQKLQKGDMFLFPKGLVHFQYNRGKTSATAISAFGSVNPGTESLPNTLFTTGIDDTILAKSFKTDIATIKRLKAGLAPKP; this is translated from the coding sequence ATGTCCTCTCAAAAACTCTTCGCCCTTTTGCTTTCTTTAGCCACTGTCCAAATGGCATTCTCCGGGGATTCAGATATCCTTACTGACTTCCTTCTTCCACCAAAAGTAACCCGAGTCGATAGCAACTTTTTCACATTCACCCGCATGCGGGCTCTTGTCGGTGCGCCACCGCCAACGAATTATACGGTCACCACAGCAAGCTTGCCCGAATTCCCTGCGCTTAATGGACAAAGTGTTTCATATGCTGTCCTTCAATTCCCTGCCGGCACTTCTAGCCCTCTTCACGAACACCCTCGCTCTGGTGAGGTCCTTTTCCTTGTGAAAGGCCACCTTACTGTTGGTTTCGTTGACACAACCGACAAGCTTTTCGTTCAGAAGCTGCAAAAGGGTGACATGTTTCTATTCCCCAAGGGACTTGTTCACTTCCAGTACAACAGGGGAAAGACAAGTGCCACAGCGATTTCTGCCTTCGGGAGTGTAAATCCAGGCACTGAATCTCTTCCCAACACTCTGTTCACCACAGGCATTGATGATACAATCTTGGCCAAGTCTTTCAAGACTGATATTGCTACGATTAAACGTCTCAAGGCAGGGCTTGCACCCAAGCCCTGA
- the LOC123208661 gene encoding germin-like protein 9-3 translates to MSNFVISIYRSPGQNRAFLLHLPNSIKTTLASSVLTCLLKILNFAHQVLHHVFSKTLRPLLSLATVQMAFSGDSDILTDFHLPPKVTQVYSNFFTFTRMRALVGAPPPTNYTVTTASLPEFPALNGQSVSYAVLRFPAGTSSPLHEHPRSGELLFLVKGHLTVGFVDTTDKLFVQKLQKGDMFLFPKGLVHFQYNSGKTFATAISAFGSVNPGTESLPSTLFTTGIDDTILAKSFKTDIATIKRLKAGLAPKS, encoded by the coding sequence ATGAGTAACTTTGTAATATCCATCTACCGCAGCCCTGGGCAAAATAGAGCTTTCCTCCTTCACCTCCCAAACTCTATAAAAACAACTCTAGCTTCTTCAGTATTAACTTGTCTTCTCAAAATTCTTAACTTTGCACATCAAGTACTTCACCATGTCTTCTCAAAAACTCTTCGCCCTTTGCTTTCTTTAGCAACCGTCCAAATGGCATTCTCCGGGGATTCAGATATCCTCACTGACTTCCATCTTCCACCAAAAGTAACCCAAGTCTATAGCAACTTTTTCACATTCACCCGCATGCGGGCTCTTGTCGGTGCGCCACCGCCAACGAATTATACGGTCACCACAGCAAGCTTGCCCGAATTCCCTGCGCTCAATGGACAAAGTGTTTCATATGCTGTCCTTCGATTCCCTGCCGGCACTTCTAGCCCTCTTCACGAACACCCTCGCTCTGGTGAGCTCCTTTTCCTTGTGAAAGGCCACCTTACTGTTGGTTTCGTTGACACAACCGACAAGCTTTTCGTTCAGAAGCTGCAAAAGGGTGACATGTTTCTATTCCCCAAGGGACTTGTTCACTTCCAGTACAACAGTGGAAAGACATTTGCAACAGCGATTTCTGCCTTCGGGAGTGTAAATCCAGGCACTGAATCTCTTCCCAGCACTCTGTTCACCACAGGCATTGATGATACAATCTTGGCCAAGTCTTTCAAGACTGATATTGCTACGATTAAACGTCTCAAGGCAGGGCTTGCACCCAAGTCCTGA
- the LOC123209468 gene encoding histidinol-phosphate aminotransferase, chloroplastic-like isoform X1, whose amino-acid sequence MGVIGTSSLCSLKCNTSFHQFVLPKKPHLSFEGNKRRLVTMASTTSLEQQVNQGQQSLTGDTFIRQHLRKLSPYQLILPFEVLSSQLGRKPEDIIKIDANENPYGPPPEVHQALGQLKFLYIYPDPESRQLRDALSKDSGLESNHILVGCGADELIDLIMRCVLDPGDKILDCPPTFTMYEFDAAVNGAHVIKVPRNSDFSLNLELIADAVEREKPKCIFLTSPNNPDGSIINDEDLLKILEMPILVVLDEAYIEFSGLDSKMKLVKKHDNLIVLRTFSKRAGLAGLRVGYGAFPLSIIEYVWRAKQPYNVSVAAEVAACAALQNPAYLENVKEMLIQERERLFKLLKEILFLNPYPSYSNFILCEVTSGKDAKKLKEDLAKMGVMIRHYNKKELKGYVRVSVGKPEHTDALMKCLRILS is encoded by the exons ATGGGTGTGATTGGCACCTCATCTCTTTGTTCACTGAAGTGTAACACCAGTTTTCACCAATTTGTGCTACCAAAGAAACCGCATTTATCATTTGAAGGAAACAAGAGAAGGCTCGTTACAATGGCATCCACTACGTCTTTAGAACAACAGGTGAATCAGGGTCAACAGAGTTTGACTGGTGACACATTTATTCGACAACATTTGAGGAAACTATCACCTTATCAGCTAATTTTGCCCTTTGAG gTTTTATCAAGCCAACTTGGAAGAAAACCTGAggatattatcaaaatagatgCAAATGAAAACCCCTATGGTCCACCTCCAGAG GTTCATCAAGCATTGGGACAATTGAAATTCCTATATATCTATCCAGATCCTGAAAGTCGCCAACTGCGTGATGCCCTATCTAAAGATTCGGGGCTTGAATCAAATCACATTCTTGTTGGCTGTGGTGCAGATGAACTCATTGATTTGATTATGCg ATGTGTACTAGATCCTGGTGACAAGATTTTGGACTGCCCTCCAACCTTTACCATGTATGAATTTGATGCTGCTGTTAATGGTGCACATGTTATCAAAG TTCCAAGGAATTCAGACTTCAGCTTGAATTTGGAACTCATTGCTGATGCTGTTGAGAGGGAGAAACCAAAATGCATATTTTTAACTTCTCCGAATAATCCAGATGGAAG TATCATCAATGATGAAGATCTTCTCAAGATCCTTGAGATGCCCATATTAGTGGTACTAGATGAAGCATACATTGAGTTTTCAGGTCTTGATTCCAAGATGAAGTTGGTGAAGAAGCATGATAACTTAATTGTCCTCCGTACATTTAGCAAAAGAGCTG GTTTAGCTGGACTTCGTGTTGGTTATGGAGCATTTCCTCTGAGCATAATTGAGTATGTCTGGCGAGCAAAGCAACCTTATAATGTTTCTGTTGCCGCTGAAGTTGCTGCATGTGCAGCTTTGCAGAACCCTGCATACCTGGAG AATGTGAAGGAGATGTTGATACAAGAACGGGAGAGGCTCTTTAAACTTCTGAAGGAAATATTATTTCTCAATCCATATCCAAgctattcaaattttattctttGTGAGGTTACTTCTGGAAAGGATGCTAAGAAACTAAAG GAGGATCTTGCAAAAATGGGTGTCATGATCCGGCATTATAACAAGAAAGAATTAAAGGGTTATGTACGTGTGTCTGTTGGGAAGCCTGAACACACAGATGCTTTGATGAAGTGCCTCAGAATCCTTTCTTGA
- the LOC123203731 gene encoding FHA domain-containing protein PS1-like isoform X1, translated as MAENKTEERKIPVFTVIKNGAILKNIFLIDKPPPPSPSIMAVQNEDKDDDEEKEEILMVGRHPDCHIMLTHPSISRFHLQIHAKPYSRNLSVIDLSSVHGTRVSERKIEPCVPVELNEGDTLKIGGSTRVYRLHWIPLSQAYDMDYSFVSELDVPVAEEQEEESQVEPHQVKKSVLLEVGKSESLVMEPKEEQTCQGLDSLSIEEFEQVEEKKPFVVEEKGGMCQDEISILVHDKPSQSLDWILEGIASLFCDERSELILETEIPFSETLPIDMACPVGGNMSVPEEQHFDKHDQIQCHDSMTEFIPATENSESSKRSEKKSKVLVNFVASPLNAKQQKLPDKTEHQSPLQEEIEKRNNLEDWSGKESANSSLVLGGVVSEINTEQIHKENELPLSLVMQPSEAEMIKKSSMDKNINMLLAEGQQFDENDQIPCRGSMTEFIPATENSESSKRSEKKCKVLVNFVASSLDAKQQKLPDETENQSPLQEEIEVRNNLEDWSGKQSAKSSLVLGGIVSEINTEQIHKENEPLVSLVMQPSEAEMLEKSLMEKNMNMFLALNSGCFNGEGFPEAQVFEAGNRSQREGLEQKEISHFCSSVLEESVNSSLPIGEVLNEVVDSKNSRTPQSVFYPEGVEDQENPEVSPLRSDRKPSSHSIWSRRGKPASALQIQTSRSRGKTTRSHNKAVVGLQMQEDMENKSISKILFTGFGEKEEEFFSPNKENFSPDTLLIKSLKRKGKLEEIKPSRSCRKSSSKVTISPNIQLEEDLISSDKENQTPKVLQEWKLAGYASRNHVKLEQERVTSKKRAERVPFQSLAANSSGMRRSEHSLPNGTTSCNSVNLSQTMKITHSSSIAERRRSWVMVVDASTLLDKQSRKSLQLLQGLKGTQLIIPRMVIRELGCLKSRGSLFRRTTEVSSVLEWIEECLVKTKWWIHVQNSMEEERPLAPTPPASPKSLFSEGSCGSFPSGTKSWGVFSAATGFTEIVSPTAEDHVLDCALLFRKKKMDGQLVLLSNDVTLKIKAMAEGLNCETAQEFRESLVNPFSDRFLWADSSPRGLTWSVLDDIVLRERYNCGPLKKTSKGGDGAKGLKLILLHNSHYSQMHSVR; from the exons ATGGCTGAAAACAAAACAGAAGAGAGGAAAATCCCAGTCTTTACAGTCATAAAGAACGGTGCCATTCTCAAGAACATCTTTCTCATCGACAAACCACCGCCACCATCACCCTCCATCATGGCCGTTCAAAATGAAGacaaagatgatgatgaagaaaaggAGGAAATTTTGATGGTTGGTCGACACCCGGATTGCCACATCATGTTGACTCACCCCAGTATTAGTAGATTTCACCTCCAGATTCACGCTAAACCCTATTCACGGAACCTCTCTGTCATCGATTTATCGTCTG TACATGGGACACGGGTTTCAGAAAGAAAGATCGAACCTTGTGTTCCCGTGGAGCTGAATGAGGGAGATACTCTAAAGATTGGTGGGTCAACTAGAGTCTATAGGCTGCATTGGATTCCACTGAGCCAGGCATACGACATGGATTACTCGTTTGTGTCAGAATTGGATGTACCAGTAGCAGAAGAGCAAGAAGAGGAAAGTCAAGTGGAACCACACCAG GTTAAGAAATCAGTGCTATTAGAGGTCGGAAAAAGTGAATCATTGGTAATGGAACCAAAAGAAGAACAAACATGTCAG GGTTTGGATTCTCTTTCAATTGAAGAATTCGAACAAGTAGAAGAGAAAAAGCCATTCGTGGTGGAAGAAAAAGGAGGAATGTGCCAG GATGAGATTTCTATTTTAGTTCACGATAAACCAAGTCAATCTCTGGATTGGATTTTGGAGGGGATTGCTTCCTTGTTTTGTGATGAGAGATCAGAGTTGATTCTGGAGACAGAGATTCCATTTTCTGAGACTTTACCAATAGACATGGCTTGTCCTGTTGGTGGTAATATGTCAGTGCCTGAAGAGCAGCATTTTGATAAACATGATCAGATCCAGTGTCATGATTCTATGACAGAATTTATACCTGCAACTGAAAATTCAGAGAGCTCAAAAAGATCAGAAAAAAAATCCAAGgttttggttaattttgttGCTTCACCATTGAATGCAAAACAGCAGAAATTACCTGATAAAACTGAACACCAGAGTCCACtgcaagaagaaattgaaaagagGAATAACTTAGAAGATTGGTCTGGGAAAGAGTCTGCAAATTCATCTTTGGTTTTAGGGGGAGTTGTATCAGAGATCAATACTGAACAGATCCACAAAGAAAATGAGCTGCCGCTGTCACTTGTTATGCAACCTTCTGAGGCAGAAATGATAAAGAAGTCTTCGAtggacaaaaatattaatatgttacTGGCTGAAGGGCAGCAATTTGACGAAAATGATCAGATCCCATGTCGTGGTTCTATGACAGAATTTATACCTGCAACAGAAAATTCAGAGAGCTCAAAAAGATCAGAGAAAAAATGCAAGGTTTTGGTTAACTTTGTTGCTTCATCATTGGATGCAAAACAGCAGAAATTACCTGATGAAACTGAAAACCAGAGTCCACTGCAAGAAGAAATAGAAGTGAGGAATAACTTAGAAGATTGGTCTGGGAAACAGTCTGCGAAGTCATCTTTGGTTTTAGGGGGAATTGTATCAGAGATCAATACTGAACAGATCCACAAAGAAAATGAGCCACTGGTGTCACTTGTTATGCAACCATCTGAGGCAGAAATGCTAGAGAAGTCtttgatggaaaaaaatatgaatatgttTCTGGCTTTGAACTCTGGATGCTTTAATGGAGAAGGCTTCCCGGAAGCTCAAGTGTTTGAAGCTGGAAACCGTAGCCAAAGAGAAGGCCTTGAACAGAAGGAGATATCACACTTCTGTTCTTCTGTTCTTGAGGAGTCTGTGAACTCATCTTTGCCTATTGGAGAAGTACTCAATGAGGTTGTAGATTCCAAGAATAGCCGGACTCCACAATCTGTGTTTTATCCAGAAGGAGTTGAAGACCAGGAAAACCCTGAAGTTTCTCCACTTAGATCAGATAGAAAGCCTAGCTCACATAGCATTTGGTCAAGAAGAGGCAAACCAGCTAGTGCTCTACAGATTCAAACCAGTAGAAGCAGAGGAAAGACGACAAGGAGTCACAATAAGGCTGTTGTAGGTTTGCAGATGCAGGAGGATAtggaaaataaatcaatttcaaaGATACTTTTTACTGGTTttggagagaaagaagaagaattttttaGTCCAAACAAGGAGAATTTCTCCCCTGATACTCTTCTAATAAAGTCCTTGAAAAGGAAGGGTAAGCTGGAAGAAATTAAGCCTTCCAGGTCATGCAGAAAATCCTCCTCAAAAGTTACTATCAGCCCCAATATACAGCTAGAAGAAGACTTGATTTCTTCAGACAAAGAGAACCAGACACCGAAAGTTCTCCAAGAGTGGAAATTAGCAGGATATGCCTCTAGAAATCATGTGAAGTTGGAACAGGAGAGGGTGACGTCGAAGAAAAGAGCAGAAAGGGTGCCATTTCAATCTCTTGCTGCAAACTCTTCAGGCATGAGGAGATCAGAACACTCACTCCCTAATGGAACAACAAGTTGCAACTCTGTCAATTTGTCTCAAACCATGAAGATCACTCATTCCTCATCCATTGCAGAGCGAAGGAGAAGCTGGGTAATGGTAGTGGATGCCTCTACTCTTCTAGACAAGCAATCAAGGAAATCGTTACAGCTTTTACAAGGTCTCAAGGGGACTCAATTGATCATTCCAAGAATGG TCATAAGGGAGCTGGGTTGTTTGAAAAGTCGTGGTAGTCTATTCAGAAGAACAACTGAGGTCTCATCAGTGTTGGAATGGATTGAAGAGTGTTTGGTGAAAACAAAGTGGTGGATTCACGTTCAAAACTCAATGGAGGAGGAAAGGCCTCTTGCACCAACCCCTCCTGCTTCTCCTAAGTCTCTATTCAGTGAAGGGAGTTGTGGGAGTTTTCCTTCTGGGACTAAGAGCTGGGGGGTTTTTTCTGCAGCTACAGGTTTTACAGAAATTGTTTCACCAACAGCTGAAGATCATGTCCTTGATTGTGCTCTTCTCttcaggaaaaagaaaatggatggACAACTTGTTCTTCTTAGCAATGATGTCACTCTGAAGATTAAAGCCATGGCAGAG GGTTTGAATTGTGAAACAGCTCAGGAATTCCGTGAGAGTCTAGTGAATCCCTTCTCAGACAGGTTCTTGTGGGCAGACAGCTCGCCTAGAGGACTTACATGGTCTGTCCTGGATGACATAGTTTTGAGAGAAAGGTACAACTGTGGCCCTTTGAAGAAGACCTCAAAGGGAGGAGACGGTGCAAAAGGTTTGAAGCTCATTCTGCTGCATAACTCTCATTATTCGCAGATGCATTCAGTCAGATAG
- the LOC123203731 gene encoding FHA domain-containing protein PS1-like isoform X2: MAENKTEERKIPVFTVIKNGAILKNIFLIDKPPPPSPSIMAVQNEDKDDDEEKEEILMVGRHPDCHIMLTHPSISRFHLQIHAKPYSRNLSVIDLSSVHGTRVSERKIEPCVPVELNEGDTLKIGGSTRVYRLHWIPLSQAYDMDYSFVSELDVPVAEEQEEESQVEPHQGLDSLSIEEFEQVEEKKPFVVEEKGGMCQDEISILVHDKPSQSLDWILEGIASLFCDERSELILETEIPFSETLPIDMACPVGGNMSVPEEQHFDKHDQIQCHDSMTEFIPATENSESSKRSEKKSKVLVNFVASPLNAKQQKLPDKTEHQSPLQEEIEKRNNLEDWSGKESANSSLVLGGVVSEINTEQIHKENELPLSLVMQPSEAEMIKKSSMDKNINMLLAEGQQFDENDQIPCRGSMTEFIPATENSESSKRSEKKCKVLVNFVASSLDAKQQKLPDETENQSPLQEEIEVRNNLEDWSGKQSAKSSLVLGGIVSEINTEQIHKENEPLVSLVMQPSEAEMLEKSLMEKNMNMFLALNSGCFNGEGFPEAQVFEAGNRSQREGLEQKEISHFCSSVLEESVNSSLPIGEVLNEVVDSKNSRTPQSVFYPEGVEDQENPEVSPLRSDRKPSSHSIWSRRGKPASALQIQTSRSRGKTTRSHNKAVVGLQMQEDMENKSISKILFTGFGEKEEEFFSPNKENFSPDTLLIKSLKRKGKLEEIKPSRSCRKSSSKVTISPNIQLEEDLISSDKENQTPKVLQEWKLAGYASRNHVKLEQERVTSKKRAERVPFQSLAANSSGMRRSEHSLPNGTTSCNSVNLSQTMKITHSSSIAERRRSWVMVVDASTLLDKQSRKSLQLLQGLKGTQLIIPRMVIRELGCLKSRGSLFRRTTEVSSVLEWIEECLVKTKWWIHVQNSMEEERPLAPTPPASPKSLFSEGSCGSFPSGTKSWGVFSAATGFTEIVSPTAEDHVLDCALLFRKKKMDGQLVLLSNDVTLKIKAMAEGLNCETAQEFRESLVNPFSDRFLWADSSPRGLTWSVLDDIVLRERYNCGPLKKTSKGGDGAKGLKLILLHNSHYSQMHSVR, translated from the exons ATGGCTGAAAACAAAACAGAAGAGAGGAAAATCCCAGTCTTTACAGTCATAAAGAACGGTGCCATTCTCAAGAACATCTTTCTCATCGACAAACCACCGCCACCATCACCCTCCATCATGGCCGTTCAAAATGAAGacaaagatgatgatgaagaaaaggAGGAAATTTTGATGGTTGGTCGACACCCGGATTGCCACATCATGTTGACTCACCCCAGTATTAGTAGATTTCACCTCCAGATTCACGCTAAACCCTATTCACGGAACCTCTCTGTCATCGATTTATCGTCTG TACATGGGACACGGGTTTCAGAAAGAAAGATCGAACCTTGTGTTCCCGTGGAGCTGAATGAGGGAGATACTCTAAAGATTGGTGGGTCAACTAGAGTCTATAGGCTGCATTGGATTCCACTGAGCCAGGCATACGACATGGATTACTCGTTTGTGTCAGAATTGGATGTACCAGTAGCAGAAGAGCAAGAAGAGGAAAGTCAAGTGGAACCACACCAG GGTTTGGATTCTCTTTCAATTGAAGAATTCGAACAAGTAGAAGAGAAAAAGCCATTCGTGGTGGAAGAAAAAGGAGGAATGTGCCAG GATGAGATTTCTATTTTAGTTCACGATAAACCAAGTCAATCTCTGGATTGGATTTTGGAGGGGATTGCTTCCTTGTTTTGTGATGAGAGATCAGAGTTGATTCTGGAGACAGAGATTCCATTTTCTGAGACTTTACCAATAGACATGGCTTGTCCTGTTGGTGGTAATATGTCAGTGCCTGAAGAGCAGCATTTTGATAAACATGATCAGATCCAGTGTCATGATTCTATGACAGAATTTATACCTGCAACTGAAAATTCAGAGAGCTCAAAAAGATCAGAAAAAAAATCCAAGgttttggttaattttgttGCTTCACCATTGAATGCAAAACAGCAGAAATTACCTGATAAAACTGAACACCAGAGTCCACtgcaagaagaaattgaaaagagGAATAACTTAGAAGATTGGTCTGGGAAAGAGTCTGCAAATTCATCTTTGGTTTTAGGGGGAGTTGTATCAGAGATCAATACTGAACAGATCCACAAAGAAAATGAGCTGCCGCTGTCACTTGTTATGCAACCTTCTGAGGCAGAAATGATAAAGAAGTCTTCGAtggacaaaaatattaatatgttacTGGCTGAAGGGCAGCAATTTGACGAAAATGATCAGATCCCATGTCGTGGTTCTATGACAGAATTTATACCTGCAACAGAAAATTCAGAGAGCTCAAAAAGATCAGAGAAAAAATGCAAGGTTTTGGTTAACTTTGTTGCTTCATCATTGGATGCAAAACAGCAGAAATTACCTGATGAAACTGAAAACCAGAGTCCACTGCAAGAAGAAATAGAAGTGAGGAATAACTTAGAAGATTGGTCTGGGAAACAGTCTGCGAAGTCATCTTTGGTTTTAGGGGGAATTGTATCAGAGATCAATACTGAACAGATCCACAAAGAAAATGAGCCACTGGTGTCACTTGTTATGCAACCATCTGAGGCAGAAATGCTAGAGAAGTCtttgatggaaaaaaatatgaatatgttTCTGGCTTTGAACTCTGGATGCTTTAATGGAGAAGGCTTCCCGGAAGCTCAAGTGTTTGAAGCTGGAAACCGTAGCCAAAGAGAAGGCCTTGAACAGAAGGAGATATCACACTTCTGTTCTTCTGTTCTTGAGGAGTCTGTGAACTCATCTTTGCCTATTGGAGAAGTACTCAATGAGGTTGTAGATTCCAAGAATAGCCGGACTCCACAATCTGTGTTTTATCCAGAAGGAGTTGAAGACCAGGAAAACCCTGAAGTTTCTCCACTTAGATCAGATAGAAAGCCTAGCTCACATAGCATTTGGTCAAGAAGAGGCAAACCAGCTAGTGCTCTACAGATTCAAACCAGTAGAAGCAGAGGAAAGACGACAAGGAGTCACAATAAGGCTGTTGTAGGTTTGCAGATGCAGGAGGATAtggaaaataaatcaatttcaaaGATACTTTTTACTGGTTttggagagaaagaagaagaattttttaGTCCAAACAAGGAGAATTTCTCCCCTGATACTCTTCTAATAAAGTCCTTGAAAAGGAAGGGTAAGCTGGAAGAAATTAAGCCTTCCAGGTCATGCAGAAAATCCTCCTCAAAAGTTACTATCAGCCCCAATATACAGCTAGAAGAAGACTTGATTTCTTCAGACAAAGAGAACCAGACACCGAAAGTTCTCCAAGAGTGGAAATTAGCAGGATATGCCTCTAGAAATCATGTGAAGTTGGAACAGGAGAGGGTGACGTCGAAGAAAAGAGCAGAAAGGGTGCCATTTCAATCTCTTGCTGCAAACTCTTCAGGCATGAGGAGATCAGAACACTCACTCCCTAATGGAACAACAAGTTGCAACTCTGTCAATTTGTCTCAAACCATGAAGATCACTCATTCCTCATCCATTGCAGAGCGAAGGAGAAGCTGGGTAATGGTAGTGGATGCCTCTACTCTTCTAGACAAGCAATCAAGGAAATCGTTACAGCTTTTACAAGGTCTCAAGGGGACTCAATTGATCATTCCAAGAATGG TCATAAGGGAGCTGGGTTGTTTGAAAAGTCGTGGTAGTCTATTCAGAAGAACAACTGAGGTCTCATCAGTGTTGGAATGGATTGAAGAGTGTTTGGTGAAAACAAAGTGGTGGATTCACGTTCAAAACTCAATGGAGGAGGAAAGGCCTCTTGCACCAACCCCTCCTGCTTCTCCTAAGTCTCTATTCAGTGAAGGGAGTTGTGGGAGTTTTCCTTCTGGGACTAAGAGCTGGGGGGTTTTTTCTGCAGCTACAGGTTTTACAGAAATTGTTTCACCAACAGCTGAAGATCATGTCCTTGATTGTGCTCTTCTCttcaggaaaaagaaaatggatggACAACTTGTTCTTCTTAGCAATGATGTCACTCTGAAGATTAAAGCCATGGCAGAG GGTTTGAATTGTGAAACAGCTCAGGAATTCCGTGAGAGTCTAGTGAATCCCTTCTCAGACAGGTTCTTGTGGGCAGACAGCTCGCCTAGAGGACTTACATGGTCTGTCCTGGATGACATAGTTTTGAGAGAAAGGTACAACTGTGGCCCTTTGAAGAAGACCTCAAAGGGAGGAGACGGTGCAAAAGGTTTGAAGCTCATTCTGCTGCATAACTCTCATTATTCGCAGATGCATTCAGTCAGATAG
- the LOC123209468 gene encoding histidinol-phosphate aminotransferase 1, chloroplastic-like isoform X2: protein MGVIGTSSLCSLKCNTSFHQFVLPKKPHLSFEGNKRRLVTMASTTSLEQQVNQGQQSLTGDTFIRQHLRKLSPYQLILPFEVLSSQLGRKPEDIIKIDANENPYGPPPEVHQALGQLKFLYIYPDPESRQLRDALSKDSGLESNHILVGCGADELIDLIMRCVLDPGDKILDCPPTFTMYEFDAAVNGAHVIKGLDSKMKLVKKHDNLIVLRTFSKRAGLAGLRVGYGAFPLSIIEYVWRAKQPYNVSVAAEVAACAALQNPAYLENVKEMLIQERERLFKLLKEILFLNPYPSYSNFILCEVTSGKDAKKLKEDLAKMGVMIRHYNKKELKGYVRVSVGKPEHTDALMKCLRILS, encoded by the exons ATGGGTGTGATTGGCACCTCATCTCTTTGTTCACTGAAGTGTAACACCAGTTTTCACCAATTTGTGCTACCAAAGAAACCGCATTTATCATTTGAAGGAAACAAGAGAAGGCTCGTTACAATGGCATCCACTACGTCTTTAGAACAACAGGTGAATCAGGGTCAACAGAGTTTGACTGGTGACACATTTATTCGACAACATTTGAGGAAACTATCACCTTATCAGCTAATTTTGCCCTTTGAG gTTTTATCAAGCCAACTTGGAAGAAAACCTGAggatattatcaaaatagatgCAAATGAAAACCCCTATGGTCCACCTCCAGAG GTTCATCAAGCATTGGGACAATTGAAATTCCTATATATCTATCCAGATCCTGAAAGTCGCCAACTGCGTGATGCCCTATCTAAAGATTCGGGGCTTGAATCAAATCACATTCTTGTTGGCTGTGGTGCAGATGAACTCATTGATTTGATTATGCg ATGTGTACTAGATCCTGGTGACAAGATTTTGGACTGCCCTCCAACCTTTACCATGTATGAATTTGATGCTGCTGTTAATGGTGCACATGTTATCAAAG GTCTTGATTCCAAGATGAAGTTGGTGAAGAAGCATGATAACTTAATTGTCCTCCGTACATTTAGCAAAAGAGCTG GTTTAGCTGGACTTCGTGTTGGTTATGGAGCATTTCCTCTGAGCATAATTGAGTATGTCTGGCGAGCAAAGCAACCTTATAATGTTTCTGTTGCCGCTGAAGTTGCTGCATGTGCAGCTTTGCAGAACCCTGCATACCTGGAG AATGTGAAGGAGATGTTGATACAAGAACGGGAGAGGCTCTTTAAACTTCTGAAGGAAATATTATTTCTCAATCCATATCCAAgctattcaaattttattctttGTGAGGTTACTTCTGGAAAGGATGCTAAGAAACTAAAG GAGGATCTTGCAAAAATGGGTGTCATGATCCGGCATTATAACAAGAAAGAATTAAAGGGTTATGTACGTGTGTCTGTTGGGAAGCCTGAACACACAGATGCTTTGATGAAGTGCCTCAGAATCCTTTCTTGA